One Leptospira bouyouniensis DNA window includes the following coding sequences:
- a CDS encoding cysteine rich repeat-containing protein, producing MKFYIPILFLFLNLTLNAQSKSIYEICKSEIASYCQGVKPTKARILQCLLEKGKDLSESCEIAQKTLGDAMKAKSQGLCKEDVSEHCRWIIPGGGRILKCLFKHEAEISNACNAVLNEP from the coding sequence TTGAAATTCTATATTCCAATATTATTTTTGTTTTTAAATTTAACTTTAAACGCACAATCGAAATCAATTTACGAGATTTGTAAATCTGAAATTGCCTCTTACTGCCAAGGGGTTAAACCAACGAAAGCAAGAATATTACAATGTTTATTAGAAAAAGGAAAAGATTTATCCGAATCTTGCGAAATTGCTCAGAAAACATTGGGAGACGCTATGAAAGCAAAATCTCAAGGACTTTGTAAGGAAGATGTGAGCGAACATTGTCGTTGGATAATTCCCGGTGGTGGTCGCATTTTAAAGTGTTTATTCAAACATGAGGCAGAGATCTCTAACGCTTGTAATGCTGTATTGAACGAACCTTAA
- a CDS encoding ankyrin repeat domain-containing protein yields MTYLIFYERSKCLLQLFEKTHNSILKLSYFPSIKSKKPNKPLTKILIALYLVVIFSHCVSAPATKPKPKLDLTQTVKSGDWYATQEFLVSNPDSVNSVNNSGGFAIHEAAILGDAKQIRVLIRFKANVNAKNKEGMTPLHIASAEGYTDCVKVLLDAGALPNEKDKKGRLPIHYAVSTASGNISVLKLLVKYGSELDAKDLKGASPLLTAIRKKNYQFAKYLINNRSSIDIVDSDGFNVLHLLALKGNTELLKILLELGANPNKVIEKGNISPLHFAAMNGHLEFVQLLLNRGANPDIQDETGYTALHYAVKEGDLDIVTTLLQKKANPNLKTSDGYTPLFVAAQENHANIARVLLENHADPNSQGNDNRAAIHKACYEGHLDVLKVLLEFKANKELRSRQGWTPMIAAASGGHLKLVQLLIEHKVDLNAVTEYKTTALYGAASDGYLEVVETLLNAGALTDVPGTSSPLGAARAHGHTQIADLIQSKSK; encoded by the coding sequence ATGACCTATTTAATTTTCTATGAAAGATCAAAATGTCTCCTTCAGTTATTCGAAAAAACTCATAATAGTATTCTGAAACTTTCTTATTTTCCTTCAATAAAATCTAAAAAACCTAACAAACCTCTCACAAAAATACTAATCGCACTTTATCTCGTGGTTATTTTTTCACACTGTGTTTCTGCTCCCGCAACAAAGCCAAAACCAAAGTTGGACTTAACACAAACAGTCAAATCGGGAGATTGGTATGCAACCCAAGAATTCCTCGTGAGCAATCCAGATAGTGTCAATTCAGTAAACAATTCTGGAGGGTTTGCCATTCACGAAGCAGCAATACTTGGTGATGCAAAACAAATCAGAGTGCTAATTAGGTTCAAAGCTAATGTTAATGCGAAAAACAAAGAAGGTATGACACCCTTACATATTGCAAGCGCAGAAGGTTATACAGATTGTGTAAAGGTTTTATTAGATGCAGGTGCTTTACCAAACGAAAAAGATAAAAAAGGACGGTTACCAATTCACTATGCTGTTTCCACTGCTTCCGGAAATATCAGTGTATTAAAACTCTTGGTCAAATATGGCTCAGAACTTGATGCGAAAGACTTAAAAGGTGCATCTCCTCTATTGACTGCGATTCGAAAGAAAAATTATCAGTTCGCTAAATACCTCATAAACAACCGATCGTCAATTGATATTGTTGATTCAGACGGATTCAATGTATTACATCTATTAGCTTTAAAAGGCAACACCGAATTACTAAAAATTTTACTAGAGTTAGGTGCAAATCCAAACAAAGTTATTGAAAAAGGAAACATTTCTCCGCTTCACTTTGCTGCGATGAATGGACATCTAGAATTTGTACAATTACTATTAAATCGAGGAGCTAATCCTGACATCCAAGATGAAACAGGTTACACAGCGCTCCATTATGCTGTAAAGGAAGGTGATTTAGATATCGTAACTACTCTCTTACAAAAAAAAGCAAATCCTAATCTTAAAACGTCAGATGGGTATACTCCGCTCTTTGTCGCCGCCCAAGAAAATCATGCAAATATCGCTCGTGTTTTATTAGAAAATCATGCAGATCCGAATTCACAAGGAAACGATAATCGTGCAGCAATCCATAAGGCATGTTATGAAGGCCATCTAGATGTATTGAAGGTATTATTGGAATTTAAAGCTAACAAAGAACTTCGATCTCGTCAAGGTTGGACTCCAATGATCGCAGCTGCCAGCGGTGGCCATTTAAAATTGGTCCAGTTATTGATTGAACATAAAGTAGATTTGAATGCTGTCACTGAATACAAAACAACTGCACTATATGGTGCGGCATCTGATGGATATTTAGAAGTTGTGGAAACCTTGCTGAATGCGGGGGCCTTGACTGATGTACCAGGTACAAGTTCTCCGCTAGGTGCCGCCAGAGCCCATGGTCACACTCAAATCGCTGACCTCATTCAAAGTAAAAGTAAGTGA
- a CDS encoding alpha/beta hydrolase — MDIKIEKENGKSRRNRNLLYGFYVILIVVLVLVILFVGLWKASNQILFPALIGISKDFKECNAEGEKNWGKNCGNLRISNQYHYREIMIPSINGYDLPGWIVATHENGILKKRGVVLFVHGGGADRREFSRFISFYLKQGFDTISFDLSCHGEAPCLFPGLTFGSREFRDALSAYLFVEKQYKNILMIGSSVGASSILISLPFLKSVKGLVLENPMIDFKSLIFDSPESSNLPNWMMQTLLEIVSIRGKFDYMLSPKNSLPFVNDIPILIIHSKEDSVVNYHHSEKLVKLYKGTVEFWFPDLGFHGKVWDSNQLEYETKVESFIHKNIK; from the coding sequence ATGGATATAAAAATCGAGAAAGAAAACGGAAAAAGTCGAAGGAATCGAAACCTTCTCTATGGCTTTTATGTAATCCTAATCGTAGTTTTGGTATTAGTTATTTTGTTTGTGGGTTTGTGGAAGGCAAGCAATCAGATTTTATTTCCGGCGCTAATTGGAATCAGTAAGGATTTTAAGGAATGTAATGCGGAAGGTGAAAAAAACTGGGGTAAGAATTGTGGGAATCTTCGAATATCGAACCAATATCATTACCGAGAAATCATGATACCCTCAATCAACGGGTATGATTTACCTGGATGGATTGTTGCGACACATGAAAACGGTATTTTAAAGAAAAGAGGTGTCGTTCTTTTTGTGCATGGTGGAGGCGCTGATCGGAGAGAATTTTCTCGCTTCATTTCATTTTATCTCAAACAAGGTTTTGATACCATTAGTTTTGATCTTTCTTGTCATGGAGAAGCGCCATGTTTATTCCCAGGTTTGACCTTTGGTAGCAGGGAATTTAGAGATGCTCTTTCGGCTTATCTTTTTGTCGAGAAACAATATAAGAATATTCTAATGATTGGCTCTTCTGTTGGAGCGTCTTCAATTTTAATATCTCTTCCATTTTTGAAATCTGTGAAGGGTTTGGTTTTAGAAAATCCCATGATTGATTTTAAGAGTTTAATTTTTGATTCTCCAGAATCATCCAATTTACCCAACTGGATGATGCAAACACTTTTAGAAATTGTTTCAATTCGTGGTAAGTTTGATTATATGCTTAGTCCCAAAAATTCTTTGCCATTTGTTAATGATATACCAATACTCATCATTCATAGTAAAGAAGATTCTGTCGTGAATTACCATCATTCAGAGAAACTCGTTAAACTTTACAAAGGTACAGTAGAATTTTGGTTTCCTGATTTAGGTTTTCACGGAAAAGTATGGGATTCAAATCAATTGGAATATGAAACAAAAGTGGAAAGTTTCATTCATAAGAATATAAAATGA
- a CDS encoding ATP-binding protein yields MDWKSILKGLFLFCAYIGTAKLGMEYFSFHPMNLAVLWIPSGIGLIGCLFFGFRFIPFVWLASFIANKDGLISSHHGLSPFLLYLSISLTASVDAFQSALSYYFWTRKIRKNLTSTKDNFYFIVYVAFLSSLISILILGVILNTFGYFHSLNPNEIFRTLLVITFGDTIGIFITVPMFMAWRKLMWKDLSYRLIFWTFVFIVFQALIVYHLPYLFFLSFLILIYLGYRFQIRGVTLGVFLLYLSSILMTRLGVGPFVQPIIFDSYIYLISFLIPYAILAEFITLQYQRLLFNRFELEKKVYERTKLLRTQIFEKNQAIEALHKSENLLSESNRTKDIFFSIIAHDLRNPLGSFKQITELMYTEFDTYSDIEKKDTIFEIQKSASRVYSLLEQLLDWARTQTGNMPFRPREINLRSIVSKITDQMMERVQKKGIQLRVDIPEKYSIVYADSEMIQAVLRNLITNSIKFTNENGYIQISASQDEDGVKIECTDNGVGMESSDLEKLFRLDAQLTRIGLEGEKGTGLGLILCHEFIKLHGGEIWAKSEKGKGTTVSFRLPDPK; encoded by the coding sequence ATGGACTGGAAGTCAATTTTAAAAGGTCTATTCCTATTTTGTGCTTATATTGGTACGGCCAAATTAGGTATGGAATATTTTTCCTTCCATCCAATGAATTTAGCTGTCCTATGGATACCTTCAGGTATTGGACTGATTGGTTGTTTGTTTTTTGGTTTTCGGTTCATTCCGTTCGTTTGGCTGGCAAGTTTTATTGCAAACAAAGATGGTCTCATCAGTAGCCATCATGGTCTTTCTCCGTTTCTTCTTTATTTAAGTATCAGCTTAACTGCTTCGGTTGATGCCTTCCAATCTGCCTTATCGTATTATTTTTGGACAAGGAAAATTCGTAAAAATCTAACATCGACTAAAGACAATTTTTATTTCATTGTTTATGTAGCTTTTCTCTCTAGTTTGATTTCTATTCTGATTCTTGGTGTTATATTAAATACATTTGGTTACTTTCATAGTTTGAACCCGAATGAAATCTTCAGAACATTACTCGTCATAACTTTTGGTGATACTATAGGAATTTTTATCACAGTTCCTATGTTTATGGCATGGCGAAAATTGATGTGGAAGGATCTTTCTTACCGACTAATTTTTTGGACATTCGTATTTATAGTTTTTCAAGCATTGATTGTTTATCACTTACCCTATTTATTTTTTTTGTCATTTTTGATTTTGATTTATCTAGGTTATCGCTTCCAAATTCGTGGCGTTACCTTAGGAGTGTTTTTATTATATTTATCAAGCATATTGATGACTCGATTAGGGGTTGGCCCATTTGTACAACCCATCATTTTTGATTCGTATATCTATCTAATTTCCTTTCTTATTCCATACGCAATACTTGCTGAATTCATAACGTTACAATACCAGCGATTACTTTTTAATCGTTTTGAGTTAGAAAAAAAAGTATATGAGAGAACAAAGTTACTCAGAACCCAGATATTTGAAAAAAATCAAGCGATTGAAGCTTTACATAAATCTGAAAATTTATTAAGTGAGTCCAATCGTACAAAAGATATATTCTTTTCTATCATTGCTCATGATTTAAGAAATCCTCTTGGATCATTTAAACAAATCACGGAGCTTATGTATACAGAATTTGATACATACTCTGATATAGAAAAAAAAGATACTATATTTGAAATTCAAAAATCAGCTTCACGTGTATATAGTTTGTTAGAACAACTTTTGGATTGGGCCAGAACACAAACTGGAAATATGCCATTTCGTCCTAGAGAGATTAACTTACGTTCGATCGTTTCGAAAATAACCGACCAAATGATGGAAAGGGTCCAAAAAAAAGGCATCCAATTACGTGTGGATATTCCGGAAAAATATTCCATTGTATATGCTGATTCTGAAATGATCCAAGCCGTACTTCGAAATTTGATTACGAATTCTATCAAATTTACAAATGAAAATGGTTATATACAAATTTCTGCCTCGCAAGATGAAGATGGAGTAAAAATCGAATGTACTGACAATGGGGTAGGAATGGAAAGTTCCGATCTAGAAAAACTATTTCGTCTAGATGCTCAGTTAACAAGGATAGGCCTTGAAGGCGAAAAAGGGACCGGGCTTGGACTCATTCTATGTCACGAATTTATCAAATTACACGGTGGAGAGATTTGGGCAAAAAGTGAAAAAGGAAAAGGAACAACTGTTAGTTTTAGATTGCCGGACCCAAAATAA
- a CDS encoding YciI family protein, producing MEEYLILMRLDLLTKESQPSPEQLQVYMKQYREWVNLIVKQKKFVSGTALSTEGRVIQHKTLVTDGPFVETKESLAGFLTILAESFEEALEFAKLCPILLGEGNSVEIRKVMGIHTED from the coding sequence ATGGAAGAATACTTAATTTTAATGCGGCTCGATCTACTGACTAAAGAATCTCAACCTTCACCGGAACAATTGCAGGTTTATATGAAACAGTATAGGGAATGGGTAAATTTAATTGTAAAACAAAAGAAATTTGTGTCTGGAACAGCCTTGTCTACCGAGGGACGAGTCATCCAACATAAAACACTTGTGACAGATGGACCATTTGTCGAAACCAAAGAGTCACTAGCTGGTTTTCTCACAATTTTAGCTGAGAGTTTTGAGGAAGCATTGGAATTTGCAAAATTATGCCCCATTCTGTTAGGTGAAGGGAATAGTGTGGAAATCCGAAAGGTAATGGGGATACATACTGAAGACTAA
- a CDS encoding ATP-binding protein encodes MSMQVYAKILLFLSITFLFSCKRDLSPNPLIIQGNLNLNDNHFNSQLPFPMEGEWIFTPGVFQFEPSENSIHVSIPDVPNWNAFQTTKKEEGLEIGTYQITIQLPKETNRLTFYFLAMHSDCQVFQDRELIGEFGSIVDDSSPLDRMPKLIHLKPTNQSSIKLTLFVKNRFYRWGGIRITPIFGSEDSIVHSIQVSQMKETILAGGLIFIGLYQLGIYFTRRKVSGSLYFFFFCLLMFFQILVTGSQSLFLILGKEYGELVYRIDLFTEYMGVICGLMYIHCLTKEYIHKNLIYGYSLVILIPILNTIFGSIQSISRYHYYVLYLIIIALVILFYLIFRYIKDKRSGSIYLGLSVILLITAATNDIILTLFHKQGTFYLNIGLLLFVFFQSLFLSKHISGEIVSAEIKFKDVLFQLIQSEKLSSIGMTVTSVAHEINSPLSAVILTSDSIRDNISDFFRQLPQMESISKKSFPFVLSLIEYSMSDQSLPTGLEFRQKKAIFLDELKKNQILYSDQYAEIFVTVGIKEIPNEWIQILNQYNSKSLVLMAEKIVNILLGTNAIQSSANRAIKIAQALKNFTHFDPKAEMKTIHLSDSLHQILTILQGSLKHGIELKTNFVDIPPINCYPDELNQVWTNMIQNATQSMNGKGKLTIEINQTILKNNPFAYVSIEDTGPGVSKEILDKIFDPFFTTKPIGQGTGLGLYISKQIIEKHKGFIDVISTKGITKFIVYLPYLDKTNTVNEDSDSTLISNK; translated from the coding sequence ATGTCAATGCAAGTATATGCGAAGATATTGTTATTCTTGAGTATCACGTTCCTTTTTTCCTGTAAAAGAGATTTAAGTCCAAATCCACTGATCATCCAAGGGAATTTAAATCTTAATGATAATCATTTTAATTCGCAGCTCCCTTTTCCGATGGAAGGAGAATGGATTTTTACACCGGGTGTTTTCCAATTTGAGCCAAGTGAAAACTCGATCCATGTTTCAATCCCCGATGTTCCGAACTGGAATGCATTCCAAACAACGAAAAAAGAAGAAGGATTGGAAATTGGAACTTACCAAATTACGATCCAACTACCCAAAGAAACAAATCGATTGACATTCTATTTTTTGGCAATGCATTCAGATTGCCAAGTGTTCCAAGATAGAGAGCTGATCGGAGAATTTGGATCCATAGTAGATGATTCTAGTCCTTTGGATCGAATGCCAAAACTAATACATCTAAAACCTACAAATCAAAGCTCCATAAAACTTACGTTATTTGTCAAAAATCGATTCTATAGATGGGGCGGGATTCGGATCACACCTATTTTTGGATCAGAAGATTCAATTGTGCATTCGATTCAAGTTTCACAAATGAAAGAAACAATACTTGCTGGTGGTTTGATATTCATAGGATTATACCAATTGGGTATCTACTTTACACGTAGAAAAGTCAGTGGTTCTCTTTATTTTTTCTTTTTTTGTTTACTAATGTTCTTTCAGATCCTGGTTACAGGTTCTCAAAGTTTGTTTCTCATTCTAGGAAAAGAATACGGTGAATTGGTATACCGTATCGATCTATTCACTGAATATATGGGCGTAATATGTGGGCTGATGTACATCCATTGTTTAACCAAGGAATACATTCACAAAAATCTCATTTATGGATATTCGCTTGTGATCCTCATTCCCATTTTAAATACAATTTTTGGAAGTATACAATCGATTAGCCGATACCATTATTATGTATTATATTTGATCATCATCGCTCTAGTGATCCTATTCTATTTAATCTTTCGATATATCAAAGATAAACGATCAGGTTCAATTTATTTAGGATTATCTGTCATCTTACTCATCACTGCCGCGACCAATGATATCATATTAACATTATTTCACAAACAAGGGACATTTTATTTAAATATCGGCTTATTATTATTTGTATTTTTCCAATCACTCTTTTTATCAAAACACATTTCAGGCGAAATTGTTTCAGCCGAAATCAAATTCAAAGATGTACTTTTCCAATTGATACAATCCGAAAAACTCTCATCGATTGGAATGACTGTAACTAGCGTTGCACATGAAATCAATTCACCACTTAGCGCTGTCATACTCACAAGTGATTCTATTCGAGACAACATATCGGATTTTTTTAGACAACTCCCTCAAATGGAATCGATTTCAAAAAAAAGTTTTCCATTTGTTTTATCCCTTATAGAATATTCGATGTCCGATCAAAGTTTACCGACAGGCCTCGAATTTAGACAAAAAAAAGCAATATTTCTGGATGAATTAAAAAAGAACCAAATCTTATATAGCGATCAATATGCAGAAATTTTTGTGACTGTAGGCATCAAAGAAATCCCCAATGAATGGATTCAAATTTTAAACCAATATAACTCTAAATCATTAGTTCTAATGGCAGAAAAAATTGTCAATATCCTACTTGGCACAAACGCAATCCAAAGTTCAGCCAATCGCGCCATTAAAATTGCGCAAGCACTCAAAAACTTTACTCATTTTGACCCAAAAGCAGAAATGAAAACAATTCATTTATCAGATTCCTTACATCAAATTCTAACCATCCTCCAGGGATCATTAAAACATGGAATCGAATTAAAAACAAATTTTGTTGATATTCCACCTATCAACTGCTATCCTGATGAACTCAATCAAGTTTGGACAAACATGATCCAAAATGCAACACAATCGATGAATGGTAAAGGGAAACTTACGATCGAAATCAATCAAACGATATTAAAAAACAATCCTTTTGCTTATGTCAGTATTGAGGATACAGGTCCTGGTGTTTCAAAAGAAATTTTGGATAAAATTTTTGATCCTTTTTTTACAACGAAACCGATTGGTCAAGGTACTGGACTTGGTCTTTATATATCAAAACAAATCATTGAGAAACACAAAGGGTTCATCGATGTGATTTCCACAAAAGGAATCACAAAATTTATCGTGTATTTACCATACCTAGATAAAACAAATACTGTTAATGAAGATTCGGATTCGACATTAATATCAAACAAATAA
- a CDS encoding methyl-accepting chemotaxis protein translates to MFSNFFSPKKAMTISDDLFTEVMLRNNKRMFLSFLSILALANIATLSIKIAGKGSDYLTYQSILIEFVLATSILILGFLLSSRLKTHWVSSYISITGVTLCLLVFQYVIYGATELSATFYISFVLSVLYFNRNASIYNFILIIVSEILLFSLRPELIPGGPKSNIIVRFLIFVWVGIGATVGATATRTLLNLAVEKQKEAKKALDNLLQMAKTILNTIDMMKQQIKNQDTISEELKNISEHQATSLSEISTSLQELSSKADSNNKIAKSLYRESETSIQSVNDLKTINETVQIGTNRIYKNLDVVTEYSSDTSKHIHLSINKFNILQEKSTEISNFVSVINEIADKVNLLSLNASIEAARAGEHGRGFAVVAEEISKLAAATTKNSKEISNIIKENLSLIGESSELINRSSEMMGKLDTAIGLIKTEITGVGTKIIEIDKAIETIDNLNSRIYETSKTIENSTNFQKVETEESTKITTNISEYAASIVQISKQISESSKSTGEIITQLDGMAKKMTN, encoded by the coding sequence TTGTTTTCTAATTTTTTTTCCCCAAAGAAAGCCATGACAATTTCCGATGACCTCTTCACGGAAGTAATGTTACGAAACAACAAACGGATGTTCTTGTCGTTTCTCTCCATCCTTGCTCTTGCAAACATTGCTACCCTTTCCATCAAAATTGCAGGAAAGGGATCAGATTACTTAACCTACCAAAGTATCCTCATAGAATTTGTTTTGGCAACTTCTATATTAATTCTTGGCTTTTTGTTATCTTCAAGATTAAAAACCCATTGGGTATCAAGTTACATTTCAATAACTGGCGTTACATTGTGTTTGTTAGTATTTCAGTATGTAATTTATGGAGCAACGGAACTTTCAGCTACGTTTTATATCTCTTTTGTTTTAAGTGTTTTATATTTCAATCGCAATGCATCGATATATAATTTTATTTTGATCATAGTTTCTGAAATTTTATTATTTAGTTTGCGACCAGAATTAATTCCAGGTGGTCCTAAAAGTAATATTATTGTTAGATTTTTGATTTTTGTATGGGTTGGGATAGGAGCAACTGTTGGCGCCACAGCAACAAGGACTCTACTGAACTTAGCTGTTGAAAAACAAAAAGAAGCCAAAAAGGCCTTGGACAATTTATTACAAATGGCAAAAACCATTCTCAATACAATTGATATGATGAAACAACAAATCAAGAACCAAGATACAATTTCAGAAGAACTAAAAAATATTTCAGAACACCAAGCAACATCTCTTTCTGAAATTTCTACGTCCCTACAAGAATTATCATCAAAGGCAGATTCCAATAACAAGATAGCCAAATCATTATATCGTGAATCTGAAACTTCCATTCAATCCGTTAATGATCTAAAAACAATTAACGAAACTGTACAAATCGGAACGAATAGGATTTATAAAAACTTAGATGTTGTTACGGAATATTCAAGTGATACATCAAAACACATTCACCTTTCTATTAATAAATTTAACATACTCCAGGAAAAAAGTACTGAAATTTCTAATTTTGTCTCTGTGATCAATGAAATTGCCGACAAAGTCAACTTGTTATCATTGAATGCTTCAATCGAAGCAGCAAGAGCCGGAGAACACGGTAGAGGTTTTGCAGTTGTTGCAGAAGAAATATCGAAACTTGCAGCAGCAACGACAAAAAACTCCAAAGAAATTTCAAATATCATCAAAGAAAATCTATCGTTGATTGGTGAAAGTAGTGAACTCATCAACCGTTCGTCTGAAATGATGGGAAAACTAGACACAGCAATCGGACTCATTAAAACTGAAATCACAGGTGTTGGTACAAAAATCATAGAAATTGACAAAGCAATTGAAACAATCGACAATCTCAATTCAAGAATTTACGAAACTAGTAAAACGATCGAGAATTCCACAAACTTCCAGAAAGTTGAAACGGAAGAATCTACAAAAATTACGACCAATATCTCAGAATATGCAGCAAGCATAGTCCAAATTTCTAAACAAATATCCGAAAGTAGCAAATCGACAGGTGAAATCATAACACAGCTAGATGGAATGGCAAAAAAGATGACGAACTGA
- a CDS encoding indole-3-glycerol-phosphate synthase, whose amino-acid sequence MNPILHKIVETKYSEIEISRSKPLPDRTIPIRDWKSHLKTNSVSVIAECKKGSPSAGILRPDYDPVQIAKIYEESGAGAISVLTDRSYFFGSLQDLESVAKQVSLPVIRKDFILDPVQIDEAYAYGASAILLIVRILTPELLKSLLRHASGLGLAVLVETHNEHEVQVALDSGANTIGINTRDLDTFQIHKNLIEQIAPKLDSSIIRVAESGIESYNDWQKYRGLIDSMLVGTFFMKSKNISVDFFSLLNGPPQNTK is encoded by the coding sequence TTGAATCCAATTTTACATAAAATTGTAGAAACTAAATATTCTGAAATCGAAATCAGTCGGAGTAAACCCTTACCCGACCGAACGATTCCCATTCGAGATTGGAAGTCACATCTTAAAACAAATTCTGTATCGGTGATCGCCGAATGTAAAAAGGGAAGTCCCAGTGCTGGAATCTTACGTCCCGATTATGATCCAGTCCAAATTGCAAAAATATATGAAGAATCTGGGGCAGGAGCCATTTCTGTTCTCACGGACAGGTCTTATTTTTTTGGTTCATTACAGGATTTAGAATCCGTTGCAAAACAAGTCTCACTTCCGGTGATTCGAAAGGATTTTATATTAGATCCAGTGCAGATTGATGAGGCATATGCCTATGGCGCCTCAGCCATTTTGCTCATTGTTCGTATCCTCACTCCGGAACTATTAAAATCATTATTACGTCATGCAAGTGGACTTGGTCTTGCTGTCCTTGTAGAAACTCATAACGAACATGAGGTGCAAGTGGCTCTCGATTCTGGTGCAAACACCATTGGAATTAACACTCGTGATTTAGATACATTCCAAATTCACAAAAATTTAATCGAACAAATTGCACCAAAATTAGATTCCTCAATCATTCGCGTTGCTGAATCAGGAATAGAAAGTTACAATGATTGGCAAAAGTATCGAGGATTGATAGATTCGATGTTAGTTGGAACTTTTTTTATGAAAAGTAAAAATATATCTGTTGATTTTTTCTCTCTTTTGAACGGCCCACCTCAAAACACAAAGTGA
- a CDS encoding LEPBI_I2678 family protein — MSSRDDGKQAIFVKAPANSHIFLDGEKIGESFGASVIDTPKINPNKQYKLRIEKDGYEPKEVEVTKEIHMLFGWNLIFLVGAPIGFAVDYFSGSYLHYNRWVEVDLDQKSNFKVDLNSIQNRTYIQKRDADKNLSVTVKFNKVISALYERTDEKGNPIQKSPGGAKKPTGDYEDEATFTQGYYKISGFYHSKDFNTSRTASTTRVAKLSGSKIFAIPGGGVGVICGAMDETTNRTTFHWIHLPEFISKQLAESRSLQAYYLADHCEQIFNLKQYLNET, encoded by the coding sequence ATGAGTAGTAGGGACGATGGAAAACAGGCAATTTTTGTCAAAGCGCCTGCTAATAGTCATATTTTTTTAGATGGCGAGAAAATTGGAGAATCATTTGGCGCAAGTGTAATTGATACACCCAAAATAAATCCGAATAAACAATATAAACTAAGAATTGAAAAAGACGGATATGAACCGAAAGAAGTAGAAGTAACAAAAGAAATTCATATGCTATTTGGATGGAATTTAATTTTCTTAGTAGGAGCTCCGATTGGCTTCGCAGTTGATTATTTTTCAGGATCTTATTTGCATTACAATCGATGGGTTGAAGTTGATTTGGATCAAAAATCCAATTTTAAAGTAGACCTTAATAGTATTCAGAATCGGACTTACATTCAAAAACGAGATGCAGATAAGAATTTATCAGTTACCGTTAAATTTAATAAAGTTATAAGCGCTTTATACGAAAGAACCGATGAAAAAGGGAATCCGATTCAGAAATCTCCTGGTGGAGCAAAAAAACCAACTGGAGATTATGAGGATGAGGCGACATTTACGCAAGGTTATTACAAAATCTCGGGTTTTTATCATAGTAAAGATTTTAATACTTCGCGTACAGCTTCTACTACTAGAGTCGCTAAACTTTCAGGATCCAAAATATTTGCAATTCCAGGAGGTGGAGTCGGTGTCATTTGTGGAGCAATGGATGAAACTACAAATCGGACGACATTCCATTGGATACACCTGCCTGAATTTATATCCAAACAGTTAGCTGAGTCAAGATCTTTGCAAGCTTATTATTTGGCGGATCATTGTGAACAGATTTTTAATCTAAAACAATATTTAAACGAAACTTAG